The following nucleotide sequence is from Populus nigra chromosome 15, ddPopNigr1.1, whole genome shotgun sequence.
taactgGTTGCAATTATGAATTTATCAAGTACTTTgctattgtcttttttttccttttcttttctatcccGCATTACTTTATGAAAGAGGTGCTACAAGTTGATCCACTAACCATTTTTTTCTGCGATATGATTTGTAAAATTAGTGTTGCTTTCCGCCAAACCTAACTGGACACACATGCAAGCATGGCTACAAGCACTCAGAATATGGGACTGCGATCACATGGGATGATGCTCTACAGTCAAGCATGCGTCACTTTGATCACAAAACATACAATCTTTTCACATGCAACTGTCATTCATTTGTTGCCAACTGTCTGAATCGGTTATGTTATGGTGGATCAATGGATTGGAACATGGTAGATGTGGCAGTTCTAATACTCTTCAAGGGGCATTGGATAGATTGGAAATCCATCGTCAGATCCTTCCTTCCTTTCGCAGTTGTGCTTTGCATAGGTGTATTGTTGGTTGGCTGGCCCTTCTTAGTTGGCCTGTTCTCATTCTCTCTCCTCCTTATGGGGTGGTTTTTGTTGGGCACGTATTGTTTCAAAAGCCTGTTAGAATGCTAAAACTTCTGCAATCTATGCTGATGGCGTTGATTAGGCCCATTTGGGTATGAAGTTGAATCAGTATATTGTTTGCAAGTGTTTATAACGCCAAATACAGTCACAACACCATGGAAGTCGTGTTGATGCTAGGAGAAATCTCTGCCCCATCTTCATGAAAAAATGAACTCATTGTAGGGTTGTTTTGGAAGTGAAACTGAATGTTCATTGATTGAGAGCattacttaaatatttattatgctGTTTGTCCCCAACCTGGGGActagaaatcaagagagaagaTCAAAACCTCAATGCCAGGGATTTAAGTTAATTGCATGATAAGATTCATCCAAACGTAGCATTTCAAATTTGCGATTGCATGACTCTTGATGTTGGGTTTCCAGTTCCTGGAACATCATGATTTCAACCAGCATTTTTGCCTCCTCTCGAGAAGATTTAACTACCAAAAACAAGAACTGATTTTTAGTTAGGGCAAGCACGTACTTCAGTTGCTTCACGGAACATGCTTCAACTTATGAAACCTAGTAGAAACTTGATTCCCCGAAGGTTTATTGCATTCATCCAAATAAAAGGTTCCTTGCTACGTTGTTCCAACCCTTGCACATTACAAAAGAATATATTGCACTTAAATGCTACCTCATGCAGGAATCTATCAGCTGGTATTACAAGATTTCCGCCATgctgagaagaaaaggaaaatgctCAACAGAAATGCAGACAAGCATTTAAATATACTTAAACGTCTGATCTACATGGTTAATCGATACCCAATCAAGAGGAATGTCACGTCTTTGATGCcaataaatcatgaagcaaTTGTGTACAGTAATGCACAAGCCTACACAGTATATCATGTACAAAGAACACTTCCGTACAGTTCCAGTGGCAGACTTCCAGCATCACATCTGattttaatgacaaattaaCTCCCGTTACATTCCATTATCTGAAAATGGTAATCAAGACTAGTAGGTTGATGACGGATGCTAAGATGAAAGGTCGTATATCCATCAATGGAGACACAAAAATGCACGATGGTGGCATTAATCTCTCCAATAAATTTATCAGATTTAACTGCAAATATAAACGTGGCAATCTAAATCTTACCTCTTTAAGATCTTTAAAAGAAGATGTCTCTGCCATATTCAAACGGGTTACAGCATACTGCCATTGAGAATTAACATTGGGCAATGGTGCCTGTCGATCACAAGCTAGCAGGATCCCTAAGAAATgtgaaaatattataagaagCTTACCGTTCTTCTTTCTAAGCCCcgtttgtttgatgaaaaataattttcttttaaacaatgaattttaagaaagtgaattccagaaaagtaaattattttctgatgtttggtagtgtaatgaaaaataagttggaaaacactttccagtatttggttatgtcatggaaaattagctggaaaataacttattaatattttatttttctcaagtttattaaaataataagaaacaaatcttacaaattaaaaagttgaatgagaatgaaattgaaaaaaaatataatttcataaattatctcaaataaaataaataataatcaaaataatagagatcaaatctaaaaaataaaaaaaataaaagataaagaaattaaaataataataattaacatttcataaattgtttcaaaaaaaaaaagtaacaatcaaaagaatgaggagtaaatttgatagataaaaaatttcaatagaaaaataataagggaaaagcaaataacaattataaaaatgaggaccaaagttaatataaaaattaaattttaagagatgaaattgaaaaataaatattcgaaacaaaatatatatagcaatcaaaagtttgaggatcaaattttatataatcagcaaataatatgacatttctaaatttttcacaacttccggaaagtgtttttcgcccaaattttacaggaaaacactttcttgaaaaccaagttaaattttcctttaactggaaagtgttttccgttgaccatcttttttaatgtcaaacaaacacaggaaagtttggaaaatggttTCCCGAAAAGTGAATTTCAGGAAACAAACATAGCCTAGATGTTACTTGACATCATTTCGGacccgtttgtttgctgaaaagtagtttttttaaaaaaatggttttcttgaaaagtaaattcctggaaaatgaattatttttttatgtttggtagtgtcatggaaaataagttggaaaatagcttattaatattttatttttttcaagtttattaaaataataagaaacaaatcttacaaattaaaaagttgaatgagaacgaaatagaaaaaattctaatttcataaattatctcaaataacataaataataatcaaaataatagagatcaaatctaacaaataaaaaaaattgaaagatgatgaaattaaaataataataactacaatttcataaattatttcaaataaaataagtaacaatcaaaagaatgaggaccaaatttgatagataaaaaatttcaattaaaaaataataagaaaaaagcaaataaaaatcataaaaatgaggaccaaagttaatataaaaatcaaattaaatcaaatttttagggatgaaattaaaaaaaaaagattcaaacaaaatatatatcattaggaccaaatttaatataatcagcaaataatatgatatttctaaatttttcataacttttaaaaagtgttttccgccgaaaataaaaggaaaacacttttatgaaaatcaagccaaatttttctttaactgaaaagtgttttctattaaccaacttttctaatgacaaacaaacacatgaaagtttggaaagtggtttacaggaaaccactttccgagCAAACAAACACCCCCTTCGTGTTTTTTCTCCTTCCATAGTGTAACTTTGACGAGGAAAAAGCTTTGAAAGAGTAGGATCCATCTcatctttaaaaatcaaaactaacaaccttaaggataaaaaaaaaactttctttggAAAAAAGAGAGTATGCCAAACACATTTTAAAGTCTAAGTTGTGTTTATCCCAGTATCATAAAATAGGCTTAATGGGCTCAAGGCCCAAAACCATGTGTATAAATTAGGCTCAAGCTCACGCGATATGATTTTTGTTGGGCTAGAATAGcccaaaagctttttttttaaatccgaCTCAACTAAATAGGTTGAGTTGGGATGAAAGTCCAACCTCATTATTTACCAACTAACCCAACCTATGTGCATCTTTCAGCAGAAAAGAAGGAACATCAACatccattttaatttaattacaatgcattgatttatttcatgtaAAGATTTGTGACATGGAAAACAAGCAGGGGGTAGTTATCTGGCCTAGGGATGGAAGCAGGCTAGTGGTGGTCTTGCTAGTGTAGTTGGTGGTTTATGATGGAGTTGTTGATGAGGGTGGAAGCAACGATAATGGATGTTAATTGTTGGTGTAGCTTTTAACTGGTGTGTGGTAGAGAAGGATGGTttgatacttgttttttttttgtttttcttttcttttcttttctcattttccTCATCTCTTTCCTTtggttctctttcctttcttcaCCTCAACTTCACCTTTATTTATCGAGAGTGAATGAGATGTTTAGGATCCCTTCCAAGCTTGAGTTTTGGCACTTGATTCACTTAGAAATGATCCTAACCATTGGCGATAAGCTAACAACCTAGTACTATCAAAACTAGGTTGTTAAAGCTAGTTGGGTCAAAGGTTTTAGCCACTTATTGCAGCAGCTACAAGGTTGCAAACCAGCAGGGACAAGGATGGATAGGTAGTACAATGTCAAAATGTGAGGGTGATgtgtttttttgtcttgtttggTGAGGGGATGAGAGAGGACAAAGACCTAAAAAACAGCATTAAAGACAGCTTTCTCGGGTTCTTTTTAAAGAAGATGAATAATGTCAAATGGCATGTTGTTtgactattttctttttactttatGTTGaccaaaataacatcattttgtgTCATTTTGGTCAAAATGCACTGTTTTGTTTAAATCAAATGACATCATTTTAACAACTTTAGATTTAGTTAGGttattaagcttttttttttatttcagctcttaatttttaaatttattcaattaagtccttaattgaattttgatttcaagaattaatttaattttttccctgtaagattttaaaaggaccttttaattttaatgtgtttttcaaCTTGATCATTGGTCTcagatattttcaatttcatcctcaatttGCTTTCTCTTTAGCTTCTGCTCATTAATGTTTATAAGAGGTAC
It contains:
- the LOC133673812 gene encoding protein REVERSION-TO-ETHYLENE SENSITIVITY1-like, which translates into the protein MSRGQFSAMDLKGAYDVEHMSSTSRIQHELWPLDGIDPKKAKFPCCLIWTPLPVVSWLAPFIGHVGICREDGTILDFSGSNFVNVDDFSFGAAARYFQLDREQCCFPPNLTGHTCKHGYKHSEYGTAITWDDALQSSMRHFDHKTYNLFTCNCHSFVANCLNRLCYGGSMDWNMVDVAVLILFKGHWIDWKSIVRSFLPFAVVLCIGVLLVGWPFLVGLFSFSLLLMGWFLLGTYCFKSLLEC